A window of the Lolium perenne isolate Kyuss_39 chromosome 7, Kyuss_2.0, whole genome shotgun sequence genome harbors these coding sequences:
- the LOC127326202 gene encoding uncharacterized protein isoform X1, with protein MRFSASRMVLRAYDGQSRLEAARSARRWWPSLQPVRLALVVGTMNIDAESLLLATLAKSLVGLGYQVEVLAFSYGKAHDIWRTICRVNIVRIDKLKSVDWLNLMQEPFQFLPVVWLIHDDALGQHLRNYPELHLSIPNHIEDWRAHFNACTYVVFPDNHLPLLYSPLDTGNFLVISGSPVDIWAAKGYGTSHSQETLRKQHGIREEDVVLVVGSYLFFDELPWDYAAVLRASAPHISWK; from the exons ATGCGGTTCTCCGCCTCGCGCATGGTGCTGCGCGCGTACGACGGCCAGAGCCGGCTCGAGGCCGCGAGATCCGCGCGCCGGTGGTGGCCCAGCCTCCAGCCCGTCAGACTGGCGCTC GTTGTGGGAACTATGAACATAGATGCAGAGTCCCTCTTGCTCGCTACTTTAGCGAAAAGTCTTGTCGGGCTGGGTTACCAGGTCGAG GTTTTAGCATTCTCTTATGGGAAAGCTCATGACATTTGGAGAACTATTTGTCGTGTAAATATCGTGAGAATTGACAAGTTGAAGTCTGTCGATTGGTTAAA TCTTATGCAGGAACCTTTTCAATTTCTACCAGTGGTTTGGCTTAttcatgatgatgctcttggACAACACCTTAGAAATTATCCAGAGTTGCATCTGTCCATTCCAAATCATATTGAAGATTGGCGAGCTCATTTTAATGCATGCACTTATGTTGTGTTTCCAGATAACCACCTCCCT TTGTTATACTCTCCCCTTGATActgggaatttcttggtcatttcTGGTTCCCCGGTTGATATCTGGGCTGCTAAAGGATATGGCACATCACATTCTCAAGAAACTTTAAGGAAGCAGCACGGGATCAGAGAAGAAGATGTTGTTTTGGTTGTTGGGAGCTACCTGTTTTTTGATGAATTACCATGGGATTATGCAGCAGTCTTGCGTGCATCAGCCCCCCACATATCATGGAAATAG
- the LOC127326202 gene encoding uncharacterized protein isoform X2: MHLVFACVAVFLLAKPQHVVGTMNIDAESLLLATLAKSLVGLGYQVEVLAFSYGKAHDIWRTICRVNIVRIDKLKSVDWLNLMQEPFQFLPVVWLIHDDALGQHLRNYPELHLSIPNHIEDWRAHFNACTYVVFPDNHLPLLYSPLDTGNFLVISGSPVDIWAAKGYGTSHSQETLRKQHGIREEDVVLVVGSYLFFDELPWDYAAVLRASAPHISWK; encoded by the exons ATGCACCTCGTGTTTGCTTGCGTAGCTGTTTTTTTATTGGCCAAACCTCAACAT GTTGTGGGAACTATGAACATAGATGCAGAGTCCCTCTTGCTCGCTACTTTAGCGAAAAGTCTTGTCGGGCTGGGTTACCAGGTCGAG GTTTTAGCATTCTCTTATGGGAAAGCTCATGACATTTGGAGAACTATTTGTCGTGTAAATATCGTGAGAATTGACAAGTTGAAGTCTGTCGATTGGTTAAA TCTTATGCAGGAACCTTTTCAATTTCTACCAGTGGTTTGGCTTAttcatgatgatgctcttggACAACACCTTAGAAATTATCCAGAGTTGCATCTGTCCATTCCAAATCATATTGAAGATTGGCGAGCTCATTTTAATGCATGCACTTATGTTGTGTTTCCAGATAACCACCTCCCT TTGTTATACTCTCCCCTTGATActgggaatttcttggtcatttcTGGTTCCCCGGTTGATATCTGGGCTGCTAAAGGATATGGCACATCACATTCTCAAGAAACTTTAAGGAAGCAGCACGGGATCAGAGAAGAAGATGTTGTTTTGGTTGTTGGGAGCTACCTGTTTTTTGATGAATTACCATGGGATTATGCAGCAGTCTTGCGTGCATCAGCCCCCCACATATCATGGAAATAG